A genomic segment from Gracilinanus agilis isolate LMUSP501 chromosome 1, AgileGrace, whole genome shotgun sequence encodes:
- the LOC123231989 gene encoding zinc finger protein 883-like: MHEETPREERGHNCAEFGRNLGLNSNLIIEQSVPTGVRPHKCDTCGQSFGQRSVLIQHLRIHTGEKPFECNECGRAFSQRSEIIRHRRIHTGDKPYECNECGKAFSHRSTLIEHQRIHTGEKPFECNECGKAFRGRSDLIRHQRIHTGEKPYQCNECGKAFSHRSVFIAHQRIHTGEKPYECHECGKTFNWSSSLFQHQRVHSGERPYECNECGKAFTQLAVLIDHLRTHTGEKPYECNECGKAFSHGSNLLQHQRIHSGEKPYECCECGKAFCHSSKLIQHQRIHTRE, encoded by the coding sequence ATGCATGAAGAAAcccccagagaggagagaggccaTAATTGTGCTGAATTTGGGAGAAACTTGGGCCTAAACTCAAATCTTATTATAGAACAGAGTGTTCCTACAGGAGTGAGACCTCATAAATGTGATACTTGTGGCCAAAGCTTTGGTCAGCGCTCAGTCCTTATTCAGCATctgagaattcatactggagagaaaccttttgaatgtaatgaatgtgggagagCATTCAGCCAGAGATCAGAAATTATTAGGCATcggagaattcatactggagataaaccctatgaatgtaatgaatgtggcaaAGCATTTAGTCACAGATCAACCCttattgaacatcaaagaattcacactggagaaaagccctttgaatgtaatgaatgtgggaaagccttcagagGAAGGTCAGACCTTATTCGGCATcaaagaattcacactggagaaaagCCCTATCAGTGTAATGAGTGTGGAAAAGCTTTTAGTCACCGGTCTGTCTTTAttgcacatcagagaattcacactggggagaaaccttatgaatgtcatGAATGTGGCAAGACCTTCAATTGGAGCTCAAGCCTTTTTCAACATCAGAGGGTTCATAGTGGAGAGAgaccatatgaatgtaatgaatgtgggaaagcattTACACAACTTGCAGTTCTCATTGACCATTTAAGAACTCATACTGGGgaaaagccttatgaatgtaatgaatgtgggaaggctttcAGTCATGGCTCAAACCTTCTTCAACATCAGAGGATTCATTCTGGtgagaaaccatatgaatgttgtgaatgtggaaaagccttctgTCACAGCTCAAAACTTATTCAGCACCAGAGAATCCATACCAGAGAGTGA